The proteins below are encoded in one region of Oncorhynchus nerka isolate Pitt River linkage group LG15, Oner_Uvic_2.0, whole genome shotgun sequence:
- the LOC135559823 gene encoding uncharacterized protein LOC135559823 — protein sequence MVKSLIEDSIAENAQEAIPYTESPGKTPTRPPSETNEGLAPGREKSLLGTWDAKRGLELQETERVLLVSCQRVQDELRMSDFTVDTAPNKAIQLLKEECWKLNFLHLKDETCQATELTELYGHSETSSKETLIEEKSPKTKCPSSVAGAADIDNTNEEASEESPNNNVVDFQDESLALVSVEKDAAGDGKVLSKVVKPKGCLKESCKDQLTPTIYDMITELPKSYFGSTESLPEMCIRGPKVCSGVPDVSNAVGEVSSDTMTTEAAEDLLDTGNVLRKVVQLSTESHAEVCNGEAELCSGPEVCSRGPEVCSGGPEVCSRGPEVLRCVAEVLRCAAEVLRCAAEVLRCAEVLRCAGGPEVCSGGPEVCSGGPEVCSGGPEVCSGGPEVCSGGPEVCSRGPEVCSRGPEVCSGGPEVCSRGPEVCSRGPEVCSRGPEVCSRGPEVCSGGPEVCSGGPEVCSGGPEVCSGGPEVCSGGPEVCSGGPEVCSGGPEVCSGGPEVCSGGPEVCSGGPEVCSGGPEVCSRVPEVSNPVEEVSSDTKTEAAEELRDTENVLSKVVKSKGWLKEGWEDQLTKDFNDMIARLPKSYFGSNESLPEVCSGVPEVSNAEEVVRSDTKKQKKNGVLRFFRRVWKFFTCTNSLPKEE from the exons ATGGTTAAGTCACTAATTGAAGACTCTATTGCAGAAAATGCTCAAGAGGCAATTCCGTACACTGAAAGCCCAGGGAAGACTCCCACTAGACCTCCCTCTGAGACCAATGAAGGCCTGGCTCCTGGCAGGGAAAAGAGTCTTCTTGGA ACTTGGGATGCAAAGAGGGGCCTGGAattacaggagacagagagagttctcCTGGTCAGTTGCCAGAGAGTTCAGGATGAATTAAGGATGTCTGATTTCACTGTGGACACGGCGCCCAACAAAGCCATCCAGCTTCTGAAAGAGGAGTGTTGGAAGTTGAACTTCTTGCACCTAAAGGATGAGACATGCCAGGCCACTGAG CTCACTGAGCTGTATGGACATTCTGAGACCTCTTCAAAGGAAACTCTAATTGAAGAGAAAAGTCCAAAGACCAAGTGCCCGTCCAGCGTCGCTGGGGCTGCTGACATTGACAACACCAATGAGGAGGCTTCAGAGGAGTCTCCGAATAACAATGTGGTGGACTTTCAGGATGAGTCGCTGGCCCTGGTCAGTGTGGAGAAAGACGCTGCTGGAGATGGAAAGGTCCTCAGCAAGGTGGTGAAGCCCAAAGGGTGTCTGAAGGAGAGCTGCAAAGATCAGCTAACCCCAACAATCTATGATATGATTACGGAACTACCAAAG TCCTATTTCGGATCCACTGAGAGCCTTCCTGAGATGTGTATCAGAGGTCCAAAGGTGTGCAGTGGAGTGCCTGATGTGTCAAATGCAGTGGGAGAGGTGTCCAGTGACACAATGACGACTGAAGCTGCTGAAGACCTTCTGGACACTGGAAATGTCCTGAGAAAGGTGGTGCAGCTATCCACCGAGAGCCATGCTGAGGTGTGCAATGGAGAGGCTGAGCTGTGCAGCGGTCCTGAGGTGTGCAGCAGAGGTCCTGAGGTGTGCAGCGGAGGTCCTGAGGTGTGCAGCAGAGGTCCTGAG GTCCTGAGGTGTGTAGCAGAGGTCCTGAGGTGTGCAGCGGAGGTCCTGAGGTGTGCAGCGGAGGTCCTGAGGTGTGCGGAGGTCCTGAGGTGTGCAGGAGGTCCTGAGGTGTGCAGCGGAGGTCCTGAGGTGTGCAGCGGAGGTCCTGAGGTGTGCAGTGGAGGTCCTGAGGTGTGCAGTGGAGGTCCTGAGGTGTGCAGTGGAGGTCCTGAGGTGTGCAGCAGAGGTCCTGAGGTGTGCAGCAGAGGTCCTGAGGTGTGCAGCGGAGGTCCTGAGGTGTGCAGCAGAGGTCCTGAGGTGTGCAGCAGAGGTCCTGAGGTGTGCAGCAGAGGTCCTGAGGTGTGCAGCAGAGGTCCTGAGGTGTGCAGCGGAGGTCCTGAGGTGTGCAGCGGAGGTCCTGAGGTGTGCAGTGGAGGTCCTGAGGTGTGCAGCGGAGGTCCTGAGGTGTGCAGCGGAGGTCCTGAGGTGTGCAGTGGAGGTCCTGAGGTGTGTAGTGGAGGTCCTGAGGTGTGTAGTGGAGGTCCTGAGGTGTGCAGTGGAGGTCCTGAGGTGTGCAGCGGAGGTCCTGAGGTGTGCAGCGGAGGTCCTGAGGTGTGCAGTAGAGTCCCTGAGGTGTCAAACCCAGTGGAAGAGGTGTCCAGTGATACAAAGACAGAGGCTGCTGAAGAACTTCGGGACACTGAAAATGTCCTCAGCAAGGTGGTGAAATCCAAAGGGTGGCTGAAGGAGGGCTGGGAAGATCAGCTGACCAAAGACTTCAATGATATGATTGCAAGACTCCCAAAG TCCTATTTTGGATCCAACGAGAGCCTTCCTGAGGTGTGCAGCGGAGTGCCCGAGGTGTCGAACGCAGAGGAAGTGGTGCGCAGTGACACAAAGAAGCAGAAGAAAAATGGCGTTTTACGATTCTTCCGACGTGTGTGGAAGTTCTTCACATGCACCAACAGCCTCCCAAAAGAGGAGTGA